A genomic segment from Aspergillus puulaauensis MK2 DNA, chromosome 1, nearly complete sequence encodes:
- a CDS encoding putative G1/S-specific cyclin Pcl5 (COG:S;~EggNog:ENOG410PHG0;~InterPro:IPR013922;~go_function: GO:0019901 - protein kinase binding [Evidence IEA];~go_process: GO:0000079 - regulation of cyclin-dependent protein serine/threonine kinase activity [Evidence IEA]) yields MNAIDVLGLRDSNQSIQYKAPYAHPYASSISSSASSSSSSVFSLDAVSTQSSNSSTSTSSVDVIWENEGEYQAGGRGLGATGGVRGCFRGNAPTTADAAVPPELRKHPRRTSSGLQSNGASCTRPPPCLLRQSERKVNFVDNLVDTASLIVEIIWPLSAVSLRSDSNTGCKGVLPLRTFIQETLRRSRTSYSTLQVALYYLIKIKSHVPSPEQTQDQSRAKPVCRAMQCGRRMFLAALVLASKYLQDRNYSARAWSKISGLNTVEINQNELMFLEAVDWKLHISEATFQRWTDIVLKYTPGAGNMFALDGQSWRTVIPRLTPDLEEIDNEPMTPTSVGGFEGGFASNSPSPRSACTRAPTYAHSVNAEPKSLPSIAQIPEFNRSDSSLPSLPSIPRLPLLPTPQLTPQPSNASTPAASASRPSYRRQMCAAMSQSMCTARSIYDQRPSLCSKASSALDSFPTFMRRSSLARSTSSASSPESMVSDVSTLSSQSSRSSMSSSSCGTSAPTLPSLAMQATLRCTGNSMKGARKHMPMVSPIDEPSYSDVPSSPETYPRRVREISSFSTEPPSDMTSTHEAAQSLCQLSGVASHPQKSAGQASPRRQCRKRGRTGSDDLQLQQHVRHLIRSDTAPEGTVLPDSNMANLLRMSQQSVDPSPSLPSLSALGFGVPLSGPAGMKRACCGSEARKIALHPALRVDY; encoded by the exons ATGAACGCGATTGACGTGTTAGGTTTGAGGGACTCAAACCAAAGCATTCAATACAAAGCGCCTTATGCGCATCCATATGCCTCGTCGATctcgtcttcggcatcctcctcttcctcctcggtttTCTCATTAGATGCGGTATCCACCCAAAGCTCCAACTCTTCGACCTCGACAAGCTCTGTCGATGTCATCTGGGAGAATGAAGGTGAATACCAGGCCGGGGGAAGAGGACTAGGTGCCACCGGTGGTGTGCGTGGTTGTTTCAGGGGCAACGCCCCAACTACTGCTGATGCCGCTGTTCCGCCGGAGCTGCGCAAGCATCCTCGACGTACCAGCAGTGGCTTGCAGTCTAACGGCGCATCATGCACGCGCCCTCCGCCCTGCCTTTTACGGCAATCTGAGCGGAAGGTCAATTTTGTCGATAATCTTGTCG ACACTGCGTCATTGATCGTCGAAATCATTTGGCCCTTGTCCGCGGTCTCGCTTCGGAGTGATTCAAATACGGGATGTAAAGGTGTTTTGCCTCTTCGGACTTTCATCCAAGAAACACTTCGTCGTTCGCGGACTAGCTACAGCACGTTGCAAGTAGCGCTCTACTATTTGATTAAAATCAAGTCGCACGTGCCAAGCCCAGAACAGACGCAGGATCAGTCGCGAGCTAAGCCGGTTTGCCGGGCTATGCAGTGTGGCCGACGCATGTTCTTGGCGGCTTTGGTCCTTGCCTCAAAATATCTTCAGGACCGAAACTATTCCGCTCGTGCTTGGAGCAAGATTTCTGGTCTGAACACAGTTGAAATCAATCAGAATGAGCTGATGTTCCTGGAAGCTGTTGACTGGAAGCTTCACATTTCTGAAGCCACTTTCCAACGCTGGACGGACATCGTTCTGAAGTACACTCCTGGTGCCGGTAACATGTTCGCCCTCGACGGGCAATCCTGGCGCACCGTCATTCCTAGACTCACACCCGATTTggaggaaatcgacaatGAGCCCATGACTCCTACGAGCGTGGGAGGATTCGAGGGTGGCTTTGCATCAAACTCCCCATCGCCTCGCAGCGCCTGCACGCGGGCACCGACTTATGCTCATTCGGTCAATGCAGAGCCTAAATCGCTTCCTTCTATTGCTCAGATTCCTGAATTCAACCGATCAGACAGCTCCCTTCCATCCTTGCCATCAATTCCACGACTTCCTTTGTTGCCAACTCCGCAGCTGACCCCCCAACCGAGCAATGCTTCCACTCCTGCAGCGAGTGCTAGTCGCCCCTCCTACCGACGTCAAATGTGTGCTGCCATGTCCCAGAGTATGTGTACAGCGCGGTCAATATATGACCAGCGTCCGTCGCTTTGCTCAAAGGCTAGCAGCGCACTAGATAGCTTCCCGACATTTATGCGTCGTTCTTCGTTGGCTCGCTCGACGTCATCTGCATCATCGCCGGAGTCGATGGTCTCGGATGTCTCAACCCTGTCCTCCCAGTCCTCTCGCTCTTCCATGTCCTCCAGTTCTTGTGGGACTAGTGCACCAACTCTACCTAGCTTAGCTATGCAGGCGACTTTACGATGCACTGGCAACTCGATGAAGGGAGCCCGGAAACACATGCCAATGGTCTCACCCATTGATGAGCCTTCTTACAGCGATGTGCCTAGCTCGCCAGAGACATACCCGCGGCGAGTTCGAGAAATTTCCAGCTTCTCGACTGAACCTCCGTCGGATATGACGTCGACTCATGAAGCTGCACAAAGCCTGTGCCAGCTGTCGGGTGTCGCGTCTCATCCCCAGAAGTCGGCCGGTCAAGCGTCACCACGACGCCAGTGCCGGAAACGTGGCCGGACCGGATCTGATGATCTGCAGCTACAACAACATGTGCGGCATTTGATACGTTCCGACACTGCTCCGGAAGGAACCGTTCTCCCGGACAGTAACATGGCAAACTTGCTCCGCATGTCTCAACAGTCTGTAGACCCTTCCCCGTCGCTCCCCTCACTGAGCGCTCTGGGTTTTGGTGTCCCGTTGTCTGGTCCAGCTGGAATGAAGCGTGCTTGCTGTGGAAGTGAAGCAAGAAAGATCGCTCTACACCCTGCGTTGCGCGTGGACTACTGA
- a CDS encoding uncharacterized protein (COG:S;~EggNog:ENOG410PZVV) yields MQKRNEIGWILEAPSPIIPMYRPASQSSKRANYTVTALSPKYQEHVSMADDIHSPATPKPRSSNENVTEIVQFLQAHVFPQDQSQSIGPKDMIKAGQRRLRLALRNRKGTESKAKAQDTSSQVATLHNNSSFPISQYRKWGHKRNSASTASSSKSVSDLSFQSSSRRDVETIGQPWLESPLETRDEPGSKASSQLSSLDLRDLASFVEAAVNFSQLEDSIPPPYQPPTEQHTNTAIGALAAQHVPHLDTPVRSAIKGSNSDAEDMIHKASKESPTDPRSSHPAQPRAPANKSNFDIQPLEFKPKRASPVTTKPPPSNTATSSKSSPTLKLFPDAAVPRTSSRTTLRVPAGRSPTPNRCFSPAPGSQSTPALATFFGSSSNESRSSTNSIPRIQENTSEARKSTKPSSRGSERPSADGMKSIKPGNTQFKPSRRHSSLLPSLVNIFPIPAPSRPLPSVPVPNPRFHDVNDQKVSLDRQTAQIDTRHLTSNTPNSMSSGLNTSSLKSSELSNSPTRGRDSPFPRLATEIEDPATTSTTAVGPPIPVQPRHGSLGKAGRSREAKVRSVIMKDLRASRLEKSPSKGKTVEEHPSQVHGGGHISLTQSDDSQIRAQRQHQRRILSGPSSPPPTSPPPNNPPRHAFQNRRYCTSPASTIAAALEVLEGVSRPTSGREHGMCQQKDNFRSVETKRRRESTEPNVPDALEIPLPSSDDEGPDGDFYWNPPRKTSGKRRRGKKTPIIIDEPASERGRSLKKRQVAGNAQRQQVYKRCDSEKALGKHRSPKDCQPYETCRHQEQEPKANSSLEGRIEHLERQNKILQAALLAALDVGVKQDLSSLLATSTASTTAPPLTARSSSSTTNTSVSEVPSMEHIKRTRGKKVPYRPESWIASPDSFTTCSYDGDCSAQTRELEEMIDKFDLNWVSDPSNMMN; encoded by the exons ATGCAGAAGCGCAACGAGATCGGATGGATCCTCGAGGCACCGAGTCCAATTATCCCCATGTATCGGCCCGCTTCACAATCATCCAAACGCGCAAATTACACTGTGACGGCGTTGTCCCCGAAATACCAAGAGCATGTATCCATGGCAGATGATATACATTCTCCCGCCACTCCCAAACCACGATCGAGCAACGAGAATGTCACAGAGATTGTTCAgttcctccaagcccacgTATTTCCCCAAGACCAGTCGCAGTCGATTGGACCGAAAGACATGATCAAAGCTGGACAGAGGCGCCTCAGGTTGGCCCTCCGCAACAGGAAGGGCACAGAATCAAAGGCCAAAGCCCAGGACACATCTAGTCAAGTGGCAACACTACACAATAATAGCTCCTTCCCGATATCTCAATACCGCAAATGGGGGCACAAGCGAAACTCTGCTTCAACTGCGTCTAGTTCCAAGTCTGTCTCGGACCTCAGTTTCCAATCGAGTTCTAGACGGGACGTCGAGACCATtggccagccatggctggAGAGCCCACTTGAAACCAGAGATGAGCCGGGCTCGAAAGCAAGCAGTCAACTCTCATCGCTCGACCTCCGTGATCTCGCATCATTTGTTGAGGCTGCTGTGAACTTCTCTCAACTCGAAGATTCCATTCCACCGCCTTATCAGCCACCGACAGAGCAACATACAAACACGGCAATCGGGGCCCTCGCCGCTCAACATGTACCACACCTTGATACACCGGTTAGATCAGCAATCAAGGGTTCAAACTCGGACGCGGAGGACATGATCCACAAGGCTAGTAAAGAATCACCAACAGACCCAAGGTCCAGCCATCCTGCTCAACCGAGGGCACCGGCCAACAAGAGCAAT TTTGATATCCAACCATTAGAATTCAAGCCAAAACGCGCTAGCCCAGTCACTACTAAACCGCCTCCATCCAACACGGCAACCAGCTCTAAGAGCTCGCCAACACTGAAACTATTCCCAGATGCGGCTGTCCCACGCACTTCGAGTCGAACGACGTTACGTGTTCCAGCTGGCCGGTCACCAACCCCAAATCGGTGCTTTTCGCCTGCTCCTGGATCTCAGAGCACCCCAGCGTTGGCTACTTTCTTCGGGTCAAGTAGCAATGAGTCCAGAAGTTCCACCAACAGCATACCCAGAATTCAAGAGAACACTTCAGAAGCACGTAAATCCACCAAGCCTTCCTCACGTGGATCGGAACGACCTTCAGCAGATGGTATGAAAAGTATCAAGCCTGGGAACACTCAATTCAAACCAAGTCGCCGTCATTCGTCATTGCTCCCTAGTTTGGTTAATATCTTTCCCATCCCAGCACCATCCAGACCATTGCCTTCAGTACCAGTGCCAAATCCTCGATTCCATGATGTCAATGATCAAAAGGTCTCTTTGGACCGACAAACTGCACAGATTGACACGAGGCATCTAACTTCAAATACTCCAAACAGCATGTCGTCGGGACTTAACACGTCGTCGCTGAAGAGTTCAGAACTTAGCAACAGTCCTACCCGTGGCCGTGACTCCCCGTTTCCAAGGCTAGCTACCGAAATCGAGGATCCCGCAACCACCAGTACAACGGCCGTCGGACCACCAATACCGGTACAGCCGCGCCATGGCTCTCTAGGGAAAGCCGGGCGTAGTCGTGAAGCGAAAGTCCGTTCAGTAATAATGAAAGACTTGCGTGCGAGTCGCCTTGAAAAAAGCCCAAGTAAGGGTAAGACTGTGGAGGAGCACCCATCTCAAGTCCATGGCGGCGGCCACATATCACTAACGCAAAGCGATGATTCCCAAATAAGAGCCCAACGGCAACATCAGAGAAGGATTTTGTCTgggccttcctcgccgcctcctacctctcctccaccaaacAACCCTCCGCGACATGCCTTTCAAAACCGACGATATTGCACATCCCCAGCAAGTACTATAGCCGCCGCACTTGAGGTTCTCGAAGGTGTTTCGCGCCCGACTTCCGGCCGGGAACACGGCATGTGTCAACAAAAGGATAATTTCCGGAGCGTCGAAACAAAGCGTCGGCGAGAGTCCACAGAGCCGAATGTACCTGATGCACTCGAGATACCTCTTCCCTCTTCAGATGATGAAGGTCCAGACGGGGACTTTTATTGGAATCCACCGCGTAAAACCTCTGGCAAACGCCGACGTGGGAAAAAAACTCCTATCATCATCGATGAGCCTGCGTCTGAGAGGGGCCGGTCGTTAAAGAAACGCCAGGTAGCCGGAAACGCCCAAAGACAGCAGGTTTACAAGAGATGCGATTCCGAAAAGGCCCTTGGGAAACATCGCTCTCCAAAAGATTGCCAACCTTACGAGACCTGCCGCcaccaagaacaagaacccAAGGCAAATTCTTCACTTGAGGGACGCATCGAGCACCTCGAACGCCAGAACAAAATCCTTCAGGCTGCACTCCTTGCGGCTTTGGATGTGGGTGTCAAACAAGATTTATCCAGTCTGCTAGCAACCTCGACAGCATCGACCACAGCGCCTCCTCTTACGGCTagatcttcatcgtcgacaaCGAACACCTCGGTCTCTGAAGTTCCTTCGATGGAACACATCAAACGCACACGAGGTAAAAAGGTCCCTTACCGTCCAGAAAGCTGGATTGCAAGTCCCGACTCGTTCACTACCTGCAGTTACGACGGAGATTGTAGTGCACAAAccagggagttggaggagatgataGACAAATTCGATCTCAACTGGGTCTCAGATCCATCCAACATGATGAACTAG
- a CDS encoding uncharacterized protein (COG:S;~EggNog:ENOG410PQRF;~InterPro:IPR004942): MANSTTSPQIPQHVSALLSHLTSRPGVQSTLILSRRDGSIIQTTGLLAPPKPTRSETSSPTPVGASTEDASTTTAVAAAAPSSPQAEPQQPSITSPTSTSTQTKPYQPSAAEALAAHIFAFVSSASNLSFSLTHPQGDTAASSNGVHETVLGNGSGSAGGSAREDGEGEGSEGQDDDEVKLLRLRTKKHEIVVVPDRKYLLCVVQDATPNAAGGAATGTGIGGRSSR; encoded by the exons ATGGCGAACTCAACAACA TCCCCGCAAATCCCACAACACGTCTCAGCTCTTCTCTCCCACCTCACTTCCCGCCCAGGGGTCCAATCGaccctcatcctctcccGCAGAGATGGCTCCATTATCCAAACAACCGGCCTCTTAGCCCCTCCTAAACCTACAAGAAGCGAaacctcctccccaactCCAGTTGGCGCCTCTACAGAAGACGCATCTACTACCAccgccgtcgccgccgccgctcccTCGTCTCCACAAGCAGaaccccaacaaccctccaTCACCTCTcccacatcaacatcaacacaAACGAAGCCCTACCAACCCTCCGCCGCAGAAGCTCTGGCAGCACATATATTTGCATTCGTGTCTAGCGCGTCGAATCTCAGTTTCTCGCTCACTCACCCGCAAGGCGATACCGCGGCATCATCCAACGGCGTCCATGAGACGGTATTAGGCAATGGTTCTGGATCTGCAGGCGGGTCTGCGCGGGAGGATGGTGAGGGCGAGGGCTCTGAGGGacaggatgatgatgaggtgAAGCTACTCCGGTTGCGCACGAAGAAGCATGAGATTGTGGTTGTACCTGACCGGAAATATCTACTTTGTGTTGTGCAGGATGCGACTCCGAACGCAGCGGGTGGTGCCGCGACGGGGACGGGAATCGGAGGGCGTTCCTCGAGGTAA